Proteins from a genomic interval of Phenylobacterium sp. LH3H17:
- a CDS encoding tetratricopeptide repeat protein, producing the protein MKKRNVVRVAGVYTVTAWGVFQVAKTIFETLDFPKSVSAFTLLLLALGLPVALLVSWAFELGPDGSIRRTSDSGEDEPKRRLNWMDWTALAAMAAVVVVFVATAFGLAGSLGREGGAGLRMGTPPSKSVAVLPFANFSKAADSEYFADGLTEEVTNSLAQVPDLKVAGRTSAFYFKGKNEDVREIGRKLNVAHVVEGSVRRSGDRLRVTCQLVSVKNGFHLWSETYDRTMDDAFAIQTEIADGVAEALKAELGAGGRAERPVRRDPEAYRLEVVAKGQVRQKGKAQLLAAQAIYRQLIEMEPDNAEVRADYAYATAYLAQNHLEGDFLPAVRDAEAQIARALELNPKSSSAYVAKGMLSAIRFIREGQQSAEGQAEAAYRRAVELAPRDPEALSLYGDFIAGSRPQEAVTYLRRALEIDPLDRVANNALAGSLFATDKLQEAERRYRMNVELFPEYVDSKEQLGDVLAEQGRLDQAVIWYRLAAAPKTDPAASIQLANYYYNLGMPREAVAALDDWKDKPVIGPIVEAIRFLVAGDYQGLMRLAQAGLAQPEPDPVWRSGVVLAGAHLGQFDLAREQLLVTSPELFQPAPKVSLRLASDAVGAAYVIQQTGDQGQARRVAQAVLAATEPRPGLRQMNARRIARVKAYAMLGDKERALAELRAAIDAGYRALYDIDAFTRLDLDPTTQSLRGDARFKAMIREVEASNDAMRRSILARAPGLAP; encoded by the coding sequence TTGAAGAAACGCAACGTGGTCAGGGTGGCCGGCGTCTACACGGTCACGGCCTGGGGAGTCTTCCAGGTCGCCAAGACCATCTTCGAAACCCTCGACTTTCCGAAATCGGTCTCCGCCTTCACCCTGTTGTTGCTGGCCCTTGGCTTGCCGGTCGCTCTGCTCGTCTCGTGGGCCTTCGAGCTCGGTCCCGACGGTTCGATCCGCCGGACCAGCGACAGCGGCGAGGATGAGCCGAAGCGACGGCTGAACTGGATGGACTGGACGGCCCTGGCGGCCATGGCCGCGGTGGTGGTCGTGTTCGTCGCCACCGCTTTCGGTTTGGCCGGGTCCCTGGGCCGGGAGGGTGGCGCCGGCCTGCGCATGGGCACGCCGCCCAGCAAGTCGGTGGCGGTCCTGCCCTTCGCTAATTTCAGCAAGGCCGCGGACTCCGAGTACTTCGCCGACGGCCTGACTGAAGAGGTCACCAATAGCCTGGCCCAGGTGCCGGACCTGAAGGTCGCCGGCCGCACCTCAGCCTTCTATTTCAAGGGCAAGAACGAGGACGTCCGCGAGATCGGCCGCAAGCTGAACGTCGCCCACGTGGTGGAGGGCAGCGTGCGCCGCTCGGGCGACCGGCTTCGGGTCACCTGCCAACTGGTCAGCGTCAAGAACGGCTTCCACCTGTGGTCGGAGACCTATGACCGCACCATGGACGACGCCTTCGCCATCCAGACCGAGATCGCCGACGGCGTCGCCGAGGCGCTGAAGGCTGAGCTGGGCGCGGGTGGGCGGGCTGAGCGTCCGGTGCGGCGCGATCCCGAGGCCTATCGCCTGGAGGTCGTCGCCAAGGGTCAGGTGCGCCAGAAGGGCAAGGCGCAGCTGCTCGCCGCCCAGGCCATCTATCGCCAGCTGATCGAGATGGAGCCCGACAACGCCGAGGTGCGCGCCGACTACGCCTACGCCACGGCCTACTTGGCGCAGAACCACCTGGAAGGAGACTTCCTGCCGGCGGTGCGCGACGCCGAGGCTCAGATCGCCAGGGCCCTGGAGCTCAATCCCAAGTCCTCCTCGGCCTATGTCGCCAAGGGAATGCTCAGCGCCATCCGGTTCATCCGGGAAGGCCAGCAGAGCGCCGAAGGCCAGGCCGAGGCCGCCTACAGGCGGGCCGTGGAGCTGGCGCCCCGGGATCCCGAGGCGCTTAGCCTCTATGGCGACTTCATCGCCGGGAGCCGGCCGCAGGAGGCGGTGACCTATCTGCGCCGGGCGTTGGAGATCGATCCGCTCGATCGCGTCGCCAACAACGCGCTGGCAGGCTCGCTCTTCGCCACCGACAAGCTGCAGGAGGCCGAGCGCCGCTACCGGATGAATGTCGAGCTGTTCCCGGAATACGTCGACTCCAAGGAGCAGCTCGGGGACGTCTTGGCCGAGCAGGGCCGGCTGGATCAGGCAGTAATCTGGTACCGCCTGGCGGCGGCGCCCAAGACCGATCCGGCGGCGTCGATCCAGCTGGCCAACTACTACTACAATCTCGGCATGCCCCGCGAAGCGGTCGCGGCCCTGGACGACTGGAAGGACAAGCCGGTCATCGGGCCGATCGTCGAGGCCATCAGGTTCCTCGTGGCCGGCGACTATCAGGGTCTGATGCGGCTCGCCCAGGCCGGGCTGGCCCAGCCCGAGCCCGATCCCGTCTGGCGCAGCGGCGTCGTCCTGGCCGGGGCGCATCTGGGCCAGTTCGACCTCGCCCGCGAACAGTTGCTGGTGACCTCGCCGGAGCTGTTCCAGCCGGCGCCCAAGGTCTCGCTCCGGCTCGCCAGCGACGCGGTTGGCGCGGCCTATGTCATCCAGCAGACCGGCGACCAGGGGCAGGCCCGCCGGGTCGCGCAAGCCGTGCTCGCCGCCACGGAGCCAAGGCCCGGCCTGCGCCAGATGAACGCCCGGCGCATCGCCCGCGTCAAAGCCTACGCGATGCTGGGCGATAAGGAGCGCGCCCTGGCCGAGCTTCGCGCCGCTATCGACGCCGGCTACCGGGCTCTCTACGACATCGACGCCTTCACCCGGCTCGACCTCGACCCGACGACCCAGTCCCTGCGCGGCGACGCCCGCTTCAAGGCCATGATCCGCGAGGTCGAGGCGTCAAACGACGCCATGCGCCGGAGCATCCTCGCTCGCGCGCCGGGCCTCGCCCCGTAG
- a CDS encoding M3 family oligoendopeptidase yields MNAPVKLDALPEWRLDDLYAGRDDPRIETDLAAAKAANDALVKLKGRFVAMRGHPLRLGELLDHGITLYETATNGLWGVGAYASLSASVARDDAAWAKFEGDLRTRSSQIAAESLFFTLELNQLEDNEIEMAFKAHPPAARWRPWMRRVRLSRPHELSPDLERILIDRGPAVANWTRLYDETLARLTAKVGRENLTLPEALNRLSDPDAARRKQAAQGLAKALEERTPNLALAMNTLAFEKQVEDRWRKYPGPAASRHIANEVDADAVEALEAAVVEGYPSISHRYYALKAKVMGRKTLDYWDRNAPLDTAQPRTYGWDEAKGMVLESFSDLAPKFADTAQTFFAQPWIDARPRAGKQSGAYSHPVTANRHPYVFLNYMGERRDVLTLAHELGHAVHQTLCSPLGTLLADTPLTLAETASIFGEGLVFERLLAGASKAERMGLLAGKIEDGLNTVVRQIAFHRFETRFHAARLEGELAPDHISGLWLDVMSESLGPAVKLNAGYEHYWAYVSHFVHAPFYVYAYAFGDLLVRGLMEKRREDPKAFAPLYEDLLAAGGTRTYVEALKPFGLNPREKAFWAAGVKQLERLVDEFDELVG; encoded by the coding sequence ATGAACGCTCCCGTGAAACTAGACGCCCTGCCCGAGTGGCGGCTCGACGACCTCTATGCCGGCCGCGACGATCCTCGCATCGAGACCGACCTGGCCGCCGCCAAGGCCGCCAATGACGCGCTGGTGAAGCTGAAAGGCCGCTTCGTCGCGATGCGCGGCCACCCGCTGCGCCTGGGCGAACTGCTCGACCACGGCATCACCCTGTACGAGACCGCGACGAACGGCCTGTGGGGCGTCGGCGCCTATGCCTCGCTGTCCGCTTCCGTCGCCCGCGACGACGCGGCCTGGGCCAAGTTCGAGGGTGACCTGCGGACCCGCTCCTCCCAGATTGCCGCCGAGAGCCTGTTCTTCACCCTCGAACTCAACCAGCTCGAGGACAACGAGATCGAGATGGCCTTCAAGGCCCATCCCCCCGCCGCCCGCTGGCGGCCCTGGATGCGCCGCGTGCGGCTGTCGCGGCCGCATGAGCTGTCGCCGGACCTGGAGCGCATCCTCATCGACCGGGGTCCGGCCGTGGCGAACTGGACCCGTCTCTACGACGAGACCCTGGCCCGGCTGACGGCCAAGGTCGGCCGCGAGAACCTGACTTTGCCCGAGGCGCTGAACCGCCTGTCCGACCCCGACGCCGCCCGCCGCAAGCAGGCCGCCCAGGGCTTGGCCAAGGCCCTGGAGGAGCGCACCCCCAACCTGGCGCTCGCCATGAACACCCTGGCCTTCGAGAAGCAGGTCGAGGACCGCTGGCGGAAATATCCCGGCCCCGCCGCCTCGCGCCACATCGCCAACGAGGTGGACGCCGACGCCGTCGAGGCCCTGGAGGCCGCCGTGGTCGAGGGATACCCCTCGATCAGCCACCGGTACTATGCGCTCAAGGCCAAGGTCATGGGCCGCAAGACCCTGGACTATTGGGACCGAAACGCTCCGCTCGATACGGCCCAGCCGCGCACCTACGGCTGGGACGAGGCCAAGGGCATGGTGCTGGAGAGCTTCTCCGACCTGGCGCCCAAGTTCGCCGACACGGCCCAGACATTCTTCGCTCAGCCCTGGATCGACGCCCGGCCCCGGGCCGGCAAGCAGTCGGGCGCCTATTCCCATCCGGTGACCGCCAACCGCCACCCCTATGTGTTCTTGAACTATATGGGCGAGCGGCGCGACGTCCTGACCCTGGCCCACGAACTGGGCCACGCCGTCCACCAGACCCTGTGCAGCCCGCTCGGCACCCTGCTGGCCGACACCCCCCTGACCCTGGCCGAGACCGCTTCGATCTTCGGCGAGGGCCTGGTGTTCGAGCGCCTGCTGGCCGGCGCCTCCAAGGCCGAGCGGATGGGCCTTCTGGCGGGCAAGATCGAGGACGGTCTCAACACCGTTGTCCGTCAGATCGCCTTCCACCGGTTCGAGACCCGCTTCCACGCCGCGCGGCTGGAGGGCGAGCTCGCGCCCGACCACATCAGCGGCCTGTGGCTGGACGTCATGTCCGAGAGCCTCGGCCCGGCCGTGAAGCTCAACGCCGGCTACGAGCACTACTGGGCCTATGTCAGCCACTTCGTGCATGCGCCCTTCTATGTCTACGCCTACGCCTTCGGCGACCTGCTGGTGCGCGGCCTGATGGAGAAGCGCCGCGAGGATCCCAAGGCCTTCGCGCCCCTCTACGAGGACCTGCTCGCCGCCGGGGGCACCCGCACCTATGTCGAGGCCCTCAAGCCCTTCGGCCTGAACCCCCGCGAAAAGGCCTTCTGGGCGGCGGGCGTGAAGCAACTCGAGCGCCTCGTCGACGAGTTCGACGAACTGGTGGGGTAG
- a CDS encoding DoxX family protein, with product MSLSKAFQSRPARIVSWVLTGLVGLFMAMDCGIKLAKIPQVTESFHRLGYSGDISLGLGLTELAIMILYLTPRTAVLGAILMTALLGGAITSHLRVGDPWPSHILFGVYIGVMAWGGLFLRDPRLRDIMPFRSADA from the coding sequence ATGTCCCTGTCGAAGGCTTTCCAGTCCCGCCCGGCCCGGATCGTGAGCTGGGTCCTCACCGGACTGGTGGGGCTGTTCATGGCCATGGATTGCGGGATCAAGCTGGCGAAGATCCCCCAGGTCACCGAGTCCTTCCACCGGCTCGGCTATTCCGGCGACATCTCGCTCGGGCTCGGCCTGACTGAGCTGGCGATCATGATCCTCTATCTGACCCCGCGGACCGCGGTGCTGGGCGCGATCCTCATGACCGCCCTGCTGGGCGGCGCCATCACCAGCCACCTTCGGGTGGGCGATCCGTGGCCCAGCCACATCCTGTTCGGTGTCTATATCGGCGTCATGGCCTGGGGCGGGCTCTTTTTGCGCGACCCCCGGCTACGGGACATCATGCCGTTCCGCTCGGCGGACGCCTGA
- a CDS encoding acetyltransferase yields the protein MIGAGPGSLPRIVAEVAAARGAPLAGYLDAGPDPQPPTTPLARLGDESRLQDPAFLAAHDLVVAVQGPTRRALLEAILARGGSLPVVVHPSAILSTTATLGAGTIISAGVIVQSDARIGRFCVLNTACTVDHDNVLGDGVSISPGAHTAGHVTIGDGAFIGLGAVIIGGVIVGARATVGAGAVVVRHVPDGVTVVGNPARPLPPKPR from the coding sequence ATGATCGGCGCCGGCCCCGGATCGCTTCCCCGCATCGTCGCGGAGGTCGCCGCCGCGCGCGGCGCGCCCTTGGCCGGCTATCTGGACGCCGGCCCCGATCCGCAGCCGCCGACCACGCCCCTGGCTCGCCTGGGCGACGAGAGCCGCCTTCAGGATCCCGCCTTCCTGGCCGCCCACGACCTGGTGGTGGCGGTGCAGGGGCCGACCCGCCGCGCGCTGCTCGAGGCCATCCTGGCGCGGGGCGGCTCCCTGCCGGTGGTGGTCCACCCGAGCGCGATCCTCTCGACCACCGCGACCCTCGGCGCGGGCACGATCATCTCGGCCGGTGTGATCGTGCAATCGGACGCCCGGATCGGGCGGTTCTGCGTGCTCAACACCGCCTGCACCGTCGACCACGACAATGTGCTCGGCGATGGCGTGTCCATCTCGCCGGGCGCACACACCGCCGGCCATGTGACCATCGGCGACGGGGCCTTCATCGGCCTGGGCGCGGTCATCATCGGCGGGGTCATTGTCGGCGCCCGCGCGACGGTGGGGGCCGGGGCGGTGGTGGTGCGCCACGTGCCCGACGGCGTCACCGTGGTCGGCAACCCCGCGCGGCCTCTGCCGCCCAAGCCGCGTTAA
- a CDS encoding AraC family transcriptional regulator: MSLTNRALWTIDRNLGRDLSLAGIAEACGVSRHHLAHTFREVAGRPVMDYVRGRRLSDAAKALAGGAGDILDLALESGYASHEAFSRAFRAQFGATPEAIRRRGSTQGLVLAEPMIAPSRTAPPLPPPRIEAAGEILAAGLGQRCAFEDGPTITGLWRRFGPRFGEVGNRVQPIPIGVVADPDDEGRFAYLAAAEVRDFFGVPSDFERLRIPSRDYAVFAHDDHVSTIRQTYGAIWNEWLPDNGKTLAEAPTIERHMPTFDTRTGYGGLEIWIPLG; the protein is encoded by the coding sequence ATGTCGCTGACCAACCGGGCTCTCTGGACCATCGACCGCAACCTGGGCCGCGACCTGAGCCTGGCCGGGATCGCGGAAGCCTGCGGCGTCTCGCGCCACCACCTGGCCCACACCTTCCGCGAGGTGGCCGGCCGGCCGGTGATGGACTATGTGCGCGGCCGCCGGCTCAGCGACGCCGCCAAGGCCCTGGCCGGCGGCGCCGGCGACATCCTCGATCTGGCGCTGGAGAGCGGCTACGCCTCGCACGAGGCCTTCTCGCGGGCATTTCGCGCTCAGTTCGGCGCGACGCCGGAGGCGATCCGCCGGCGAGGTTCCACCCAAGGCCTGGTCCTGGCCGAGCCTATGATCGCCCCCAGCCGGACGGCTCCACCCTTGCCGCCCCCCCGGATAGAAGCCGCGGGCGAGATCCTGGCGGCGGGCCTAGGCCAACGCTGCGCCTTCGAGGACGGGCCGACGATCACCGGCCTCTGGCGGCGGTTCGGGCCGCGGTTCGGCGAGGTCGGAAACCGGGTGCAGCCGATCCCCATCGGGGTGGTGGCCGATCCGGACGACGAGGGCCGATTCGCCTACCTGGCAGCCGCCGAGGTCCGCGACTTCTTCGGGGTTCCGAGCGACTTCGAACGCCTGCGCATCCCGTCGCGCGACTATGCGGTGTTCGCCCACGACGACCACGTCTCGACCATCCGACAGACCTATGGCGCGATCTGGAACGAGTGGCTGCCGGACAACGGCAAGACCCTCGCCGAGGCGCCAACTATCGAGCGCCACATGCCGACCTTCGACACCCGGACCGGCTATGGCGGCCTCGAGATCTGGATCCCGCTGGGCTAG
- a CDS encoding amidase — protein sequence MEYRTATRLAADLRSRQVSAAELLDQTIDRIEALDGAINAVVVRDFDRARDEARQADAALAAGDTRPLLGLPMTVKEAFNVAGLPTTWGLPGMQDIPVLEDAVVVARLKAAGAIIIGKTNIPTMLADWQSANPVHGVTRNPWDMSRTPGGSSGGGAAALAAGLVSLEYGSDLASSLRAPAHYCGVYAHKPSHGLTPSRGFAPPGAPTSCPAPVIDLAVVGPMARSADDLALALEVTAGPDDHEAVGFRLHLPPPRHAALKDYRVLALDRHPLLPTSDSIRVALADRAARLASLGCNIGRESPHLPDLAQIAATFVELLMAQMSADTADETYAQARMAAERLPTGADPMASAAVRGGALSHRDWIAADRLRTAFAHQWRALFHDWDVVLCPSMPTQAPPLNGPGGPAMLEIDGIAVPYEAQPLWGTLATLTGNPATAFPIGLDAAGLPIGAQAIGSFLEDRTTIAFAGLMEREFGGFVRPPPWDG from the coding sequence ATGGAATATCGAACCGCGACCCGCCTCGCCGCCGATCTACGCTCGCGCCAGGTCTCGGCCGCGGAGCTGCTCGACCAAACCATCGACCGGATCGAGGCCCTGGACGGGGCGATCAACGCCGTGGTGGTCCGCGACTTCGACCGCGCGCGGGACGAAGCCCGCCAGGCTGACGCGGCCCTTGCCGCGGGCGACACGCGGCCGTTGCTGGGCTTGCCCATGACCGTGAAGGAGGCCTTCAACGTGGCGGGCCTGCCCACCACCTGGGGGCTGCCGGGCATGCAGGACATCCCGGTTCTCGAGGACGCCGTGGTCGTGGCGCGCCTCAAGGCGGCCGGCGCGATCATCATCGGCAAGACCAATATCCCGACCATGCTCGCCGATTGGCAGAGCGCCAACCCGGTCCATGGCGTCACCCGCAATCCCTGGGATATGTCGCGCACGCCCGGCGGATCGTCCGGCGGCGGGGCCGCGGCCCTGGCCGCGGGCCTCGTGTCCTTGGAATATGGCTCGGATCTGGCCTCATCGCTGCGGGCGCCGGCCCACTACTGCGGCGTCTACGCGCACAAGCCCTCCCACGGCCTGACCCCATCCCGCGGATTTGCGCCACCCGGGGCGCCGACAAGCTGCCCTGCCCCGGTGATCGATCTCGCCGTCGTGGGGCCGATGGCCCGCAGCGCCGACGACCTCGCCCTGGCGCTCGAAGTCACCGCCGGCCCCGACGACCATGAGGCGGTGGGCTTTCGCCTCCACCTGCCCCCGCCACGCCACGCCGCACTGAAGGACTATCGCGTGCTGGCCCTCGATCGGCATCCACTGCTGCCGACCTCCGACAGTATCCGCGTCGCCTTGGCCGACCGCGCCGCACGGCTGGCGTCCCTGGGCTGCAATATCGGCCGGGAGAGCCCGCACCTGCCGGACTTGGCGCAGATCGCGGCGACCTTCGTCGAACTGCTGATGGCGCAGATGAGCGCCGACACAGCGGACGAGACCTACGCCCAGGCCCGCATGGCCGCCGAGCGCCTGCCGACGGGGGCCGATCCCATGGCCTCGGCTGCCGTGCGCGGCGGCGCGCTCAGCCATCGCGACTGGATCGCCGCCGACCGCCTGCGCACGGCCTTCGCCCACCAGTGGCGCGCGCTGTTTCACGACTGGGATGTGGTGCTCTGTCCATCCATGCCGACCCAGGCTCCGCCGCTCAACGGCCCCGGCGGGCCGGCCATGCTGGAGATCGACGGCATCGCCGTCCCTTATGAGGCGCAGCCACTCTGGGGGACGCTCGCCACCCTGACAGGCAATCCGGCGACCGCCTTCCCCATCGGCCTGGACGCTGCGGGTCTGCCGATCGGGGCCCAGGCGATCGGGTCCTTCCTCGAAGACCGCACGACCATCGCCTTCGCAGGCCTGATGGAACGCGAGTTCGGCGGTTTCGTGCGGCCGCCCCCGTGGGACGGATGA
- a CDS encoding SRPBCC domain-containing protein → MQTIVDAASTDAAVILITRTYDAPRALVWTALTDPTHVAAWYGGEGFSSPVCEMDVRPGGLWRHVMRAPNGMEFGIDSVFTEVVPPERLVWTSAAKDRPAGGPPVAVNTVTLEDLGGTTRWTLEARFESLADRDLSVRMGFGHMVSQGAERLAAHLQSM, encoded by the coding sequence ATGCAAACCATAGTAGACGCCGCATCCACGGACGCAGCCGTCATTCTCATCACCCGGACATACGACGCGCCGCGCGCCCTGGTCTGGACCGCCCTGACCGATCCTACCCATGTGGCGGCCTGGTACGGCGGCGAGGGCTTCAGCAGCCCCGTCTGCGAAATGGACGTCCGCCCCGGCGGCCTCTGGCGGCACGTCATGCGCGCGCCCAACGGCATGGAGTTCGGCATCGACAGTGTGTTCACCGAGGTGGTCCCCCCTGAACGCCTGGTCTGGACCTCGGCGGCCAAGGATCGGCCCGCCGGCGGGCCGCCGGTGGCGGTGAACACCGTCACGCTGGAGGACCTGGGCGGCACGACCCGCTGGACCCTCGAGGCTCGCTTCGAGAGCCTGGCCGATCGCGACCTCAGCGTCCGCATGGGCTTCGGCCACATGGTCAGCCAGGGCGCCGAACGTCTGGCCGCTCATCTCCAATCCATGTGA
- a CDS encoding PQQ-dependent dehydrogenase, methanol/ethanol family, with protein MNTLKLAAALAATALLAACGQSGTKAGDVDGARIAAASGNGEWLSYGRTYDEQRYSPLDKINASNVGGLGLAWMHEFDTDRGQEATPIMVDGVLYTTTAWSKVYAFDAKTGELKWSYDPKVKGEKGFDACCDVVNRGVAVWKGKVYVGTLDGRLVALNAADGTEAWSVQTTDTAKPYTITGAPRVIKDKVLIGNGGGEYGVRGYLSAYDAASGKLVWRFYTTPNPTGAPDNAASDKVMKERGASTWFGEGWKATGGGGTVWDAMAYDPELDLLYAGVGNGSPWNHVKRSDGKGDNLFLSSILALKPDTGEYVWHYQTTPGESWDYTATQHIMLADLTVNGAPRKVLMQAPKNGFFYVLDRATGALISAKPFVPITWSSGVDMKTGRPIENPGVRYEKAPSLQIPAPFGAHNWHPMAFNPKEGLVYIPAQTIPFAYTPDAGYSYRAGGWNVGTDFLANALPTDKAQLAAVKAMVKGQLIAWDPVAQKARFTIEHPHFWNAGVLSTAGGLIFQGAAQGEFAAYSAGDGKKLWTYETDNGVIAPPSTYEIDGEQYVALMVGYGGAGALSAPFLLPDRPRLPGRLMVFKLGGKAVAPAYVRPEVATLDLTAVTSTGDAKRGFALFHQNCQVCHGPNATGTYLPDLRRSQMLLSAESWKSVVIDGASASRGMASFSRFFDAQGAEDLRAYVLTEAKGAAAPAVAPAKGGPPPKT; from the coding sequence ATGAACACGCTGAAACTGGCGGCGGCGCTCGCCGCCACCGCCCTGCTCGCCGCCTGCGGCCAGTCCGGGACCAAGGCGGGCGATGTTGACGGCGCGCGGATCGCCGCGGCGAGCGGCAACGGCGAATGGCTCTCCTACGGGCGGACCTATGACGAGCAGCGCTACAGTCCGCTCGACAAGATCAACGCCTCCAATGTCGGCGGGCTCGGCCTGGCCTGGATGCACGAGTTCGACACCGATCGCGGCCAGGAGGCGACGCCGATCATGGTCGACGGGGTGCTTTACACCACCACCGCCTGGTCCAAGGTCTACGCTTTCGACGCCAAGACCGGCGAGCTCAAATGGTCCTACGACCCCAAGGTCAAGGGCGAGAAGGGTTTCGACGCCTGCTGCGACGTGGTCAATCGCGGCGTCGCGGTGTGGAAGGGCAAGGTCTATGTCGGCACGCTCGACGGGCGGTTGGTGGCGCTGAACGCCGCCGACGGAACCGAGGCCTGGTCCGTCCAGACCACCGACACCGCCAAGCCCTACACGATCACCGGCGCGCCCCGCGTCATCAAGGACAAGGTGCTGATTGGCAACGGCGGCGGCGAGTATGGCGTCCGCGGCTACCTCTCGGCCTATGACGCGGCCAGCGGCAAGCTGGTCTGGCGGTTCTACACCACGCCCAACCCCACCGGGGCGCCCGACAACGCCGCCTCCGACAAGGTCATGAAGGAGCGGGGTGCTTCCACCTGGTTCGGCGAGGGCTGGAAGGCCACCGGCGGCGGCGGCACGGTCTGGGACGCCATGGCCTACGACCCCGAACTCGACCTCCTCTACGCGGGGGTCGGCAACGGCTCGCCCTGGAACCATGTGAAGCGCTCGGACGGCAAGGGCGACAACCTGTTCCTGTCCTCGATCCTGGCGCTCAAGCCCGACACCGGCGAATATGTCTGGCACTACCAGACCACGCCGGGCGAGAGCTGGGACTACACGGCCACCCAGCACATCATGCTGGCCGACCTGACCGTCAACGGCGCCCCGCGCAAGGTGCTGATGCAGGCGCCCAAGAACGGCTTCTTCTACGTGCTTGACCGCGCCACCGGCGCGCTGATCTCCGCCAAGCCCTTCGTGCCGATCACCTGGTCCTCCGGCGTCGACATGAAGACCGGCCGGCCAATCGAGAACCCAGGCGTGCGTTACGAGAAGGCGCCGTCGCTGCAGATCCCGGCCCCGTTCGGCGCCCACAACTGGCACCCCATGGCCTTCAACCCGAAGGAGGGCCTGGTCTATATCCCGGCCCAGACGATCCCGTTCGCCTACACCCCGGACGCCGGCTACAGCTACCGGGCCGGCGGCTGGAACGTCGGCACCGACTTCCTGGCCAACGCCCTGCCCACCGACAAGGCCCAGCTCGCCGCGGTCAAGGCCATGGTGAAGGGCCAACTGATCGCCTGGGACCCGGTGGCCCAGAAGGCCCGCTTCACCATCGAGCATCCGCACTTCTGGAACGCCGGCGTACTGTCGACCGCCGGGGGCCTGATCTTCCAGGGCGCGGCCCAGGGCGAGTTCGCGGCCTATAGCGCCGGCGACGGCAAGAAGCTGTGGACCTACGAGACCGACAACGGGGTGATCGCCCCGCCCTCGACCTACGAGATCGACGGCGAGCAGTATGTCGCCCTGATGGTCGGCTATGGCGGGGCCGGCGCCCTGTCGGCGCCCTTCCTGCTGCCCGACCGTCCGCGGCTGCCGGGCCGGCTGATGGTGTTCAAGCTTGGCGGCAAGGCTGTCGCGCCGGCCTATGTGCGGCCGGAGGTGGCGACCCTCGACCTGACCGCCGTGACCTCGACCGGCGACGCCAAGCGCGGCTTCGCCCTGTTCCACCAGAACTGCCAGGTCTGCCACGGCCCGAACGCCACGGGGACCTACCTGCCCGATCTGAGACGCTCGCAGATGCTGCTCTCGGCCGAGAGCTGGAAGTCCGTGGTGATCGACGGGGCCTCGGCCTCGCGCGGCATGGCCAGCTTTAGCCGCTTCTTCGACGCCCAGGGCGCCGAGGATCTGCGGGCCTATGTGCTGACCGAGGCCAAAGGCGCTGCGGCTCCCGCGGTCGCGCCGGCCAAGGGCGGGCCTCCGCCCAAGACCTGA
- a CDS encoding helix-turn-helix transcriptional regulator — translation MNPDRLSATLSALADPTRRGILARLTAGDATVGELAAPYDMSLAAVSKHLKVLEGAGLISRSREAQWRPCHLEPEPLADVWSWLSDYRRFWDRSLDSLGTYLATMQKPPGQGGA, via the coding sequence GTGAACCCAGATCGCCTAAGCGCCACCCTGTCGGCGCTCGCCGACCCTACCCGGCGGGGCATCCTCGCCCGACTAACGGCCGGCGACGCGACGGTCGGCGAACTGGCGGCGCCCTACGACATGAGCTTGGCGGCGGTGTCCAAGCACCTGAAGGTGTTGGAAGGGGCGGGCCTTATCTCGCGCAGTCGCGAAGCCCAGTGGCGACCCTGCCACCTGGAGCCCGAGCCACTGGCCGACGTCTGGTCGTGGCTGAGCGACTACCGCCGCTTCTGGGACCGCAGCCTCGACAGCCTCGGCACGTATCTGGCGACGATGCAAAAGCCGCCCGGCCAGGGCGGCGCCTGA